In the genome of Stomoxys calcitrans chromosome 4, idStoCalc2.1, whole genome shotgun sequence, the window TACAAATGTATAAAGTCTAGCTGGTTCTAATAGTTTGctattttccattttgttgAGAGATTGACAGATTGATTTAATCATCTAGCATTCGGGATAATAAAAATATGCAATGCACTAAGTAAACAACCTTAACAACTTTCCTATAGATATGCATGCGAAGATTTTCCTATACGACACCCACACCCACACTCTCATACTTACAATTCGATATTGACTCTTGCGGGTAAACATACGCTTCACACACTGCACATGATGATGTTTTGTAACCCAGGGACGTGAGTTTAACCACTGCAATGTATTCATGGGCTTTGAACTATCCGTTTCCGAGTACAACAGCACAAGTTCCTTTTGTGTGCGCATAGCCAAACGATCAATTTCACGTTCAAATTTACCCACTGTTGGAGCACGGTCGCCCAGGCCAACAATGAGAATAACATCGGCTTGGCGCATACAGCGTTGCGTCCAGGCACTCAGGGAAGCATCACACTGATACAAAGTAATAATATAACGATCCTCTTGCTGGGCCAACCAAGATGTCAGACGATATTCATTGCTCTGCTCAAAGGTATGAACTCCCAATTGTTTGCGCACTACTTCAGAGGTTAATCGCAGTGTGGGGCCAATAGCACACAGCGAATGGAATAGTTCGTAGGTGAATGCGGTCAAGGGGACATCTTCGGAGACGGGTACTAAGGCTACTGTGGAGTATTTATGAGTGACGGGATTTGCTTCTAATGGCGCTGCAGTGCCAGTGGATCGCGATTGCATGGTGCCCAAAATACGATGACTTAGCAGGGAAATAAGCTTGGTCACCACTATGGGATAGCGCAATTTAATGGCATTGAAGAGACCCTCTGGCAATTTGGCAAGCTCGGAGTCTCTCACAGCCATTACAGTTGTAGTACGACATGTCTCCGTTATCATTTCCACAATACCCACCAAATCACCTTTGCCATATTCACCCACTATTTCCTTTTTGCCACTTGACTGGGTGATAACGGAACGCATACGACCACTGAGCACTATGTAGGTACTATCGCTCATTTCATCCTGGCGATAGACAGCACGACCAGACTCCAGGAAAATCCAATCGAGAGCATAATCGCATTGTCTTACCAAAGGCGAGAGGCGTCTGACAACCCCATTGCCCAGATCCAAAACGATTTTGGGCCTTTCACGCATAATCTGATAGATGGCGGGTCGACGTATGAAAGCAATGCGGCTGGGATATAGCGATGTTATGGTATAGGCACTAGCTTCGCCAGTCAAAACAGCCAAGCCACCCACAATCTCCCCTGGATGCACATAATGGATAAAGCAGTCCACACGATCGGTTTTGAAATTGCGTATGGCATCCACACCACTCTGGTAGACAGCCAAACCAccagtcataacaaaccaaacACATATATCATCGGAGTTGCCCTCTTTAATGAGGGTAACATCGACGTCGACTTCACGAACCTCAACAAAGGGTTCGAGAAATGAGCGATCCTCTTCGGGTAAGCCCAATTCCTTGAGGAAGCTATCGACCGCAGAGGCATTTACCAACAACATGTCAATGGAGGAGGCATTTATATTGATCTCTGCAGGAGTCATGGAATAGCGACGTGTCGATAGATTGCCCAAACTGCCATGGGCGTGTAGGGAAGAACCCTGAGGTGGGGCTTGTTGTGATAATGGAGCCTCATAGGAGGCTAAATCCTGCAACATATCTGGTGGAGGTATGGGATCTGAGAGACTATGTTGCAGGATTTCACCCTGGGAACGTCGATGGCCGGGTGAATGCTTCaattgtgtttgttgttgtgctgGATTGGTGCttgactgttgttgttgttgctgctgataaTGTTGCTGCTGTTGGGTTTGTTGCGTTTTCTTGTGGCGCATATGGTTTTGTACCAACTCGGAGTTGAGGCCCAAATAATTGCGCAGGGCAGTGAAAAGGACACGTTGCAAACGTATCATAATGACCTGGATGACTCGAATCATGATATCGGGGTTTTCATCGAAAACCTCTTTGAAGGCCTGTAAAGAAGTGCATCACCTTTTAAAAGGATTTCTAAGAATGTAAATCATTCGTCTCTACTCACCTGCATAGGCAATCGTATCACAATACTCCTCTCCACCGCCTTGGCTGTGACGGTCTTATAAAAACTAGGATTCCCCGACAAAACATCCACAAAACTCAGCAATGAGGTCACCGATTCACCCTTTCGCACTGTCTTCAAAGACAATGTGCTACCATCAGCATTCGAGATGAAGACATTGATCTGACCCGATTGTACAATAAACACACTATCATCGGCATCTGTAATCTTAAAGAGAAAATCTCCTGGATCTAACGTCAAGACTTCAGTATGCTtgcacaatttcaaaaaaatgggTTTTTCAAAGTGACCAAAAATACGTATACTCTGCAACATGTACAAAGCATCGGGTGGAACACGATCCGAACCCTCCATGGTTTCTTCCAGATACTCCGCGGGAGGTTCCACAGTTTTCATTTGCAAGGGAATATTTTCCCTTCTCAACTGCAACAGTCTTTTGGCAAAACGCATAACCGCTTTGCGTTTTCTACCCTGGCCTCCATACACTTGGCCAGAGACATTTTTCACTTTGCGCAACATACGGCGACCGTAGAAGAGCATTTTATCACGTTTGCGAAAACGTAGACCTCGCATATCGGCCGATGCATATGAGCTTTGAGCAAGTAACTGTTTTTGACGTTCAATATCACGGCGATAACGTCTATAGAatatataccaaattatgagAATGGTGGAAAAGAGCCCAACACTGATGTACAAAGTCATCTGGAATGAGAAAAGGAGGAGGAGAAAGGCAAAAGATTAAAATAAGGCAAAATAGAAGATAATCGATGAACATTTTCTTTTCATATAAAAGAAGGGAGTAAAAAAAAGAGTCACTTAgatgttctgatggtctcgccaggattcgaacccaggcgttcagcgtcatatgtgtacatgctaacctctgcgcttcggtggcctccattaaGATTGTCAAAATCTGCCTATTGTGAATGTGAGACTCATCCAAAAAACGTGTGAACGTTTTTTTCTGTGACAATATGCAGCTAACTGCACATTCACgcatttttttgtggtttttgagTTTAAATGTGAACAAACGTACATTGCAAAAAAGTAAAGGACAAACCAGAATGAGTGcgttgaactttttttttgaacgttgtattgaaaaaattaaaaaaagtttacacattttttattgttaagTGAATCCTGGaaggttatattcattttttaaaaaaatcgcatTTCTATTCAGAGGTGTTTGTTACAAAACTTTCCCAAAATGGAATAAAGCAATATAAATATCTAATAGCCCCGTTTTATTTTAATACTATTCAGcgaaaattttatggatatGGCATTTATCCAGTACACCAACGTTCTGGATATATTAACAGTGTAGGCTTATGAAGAACATTTGTCTTCAAGATTGTTATATGTTGTTCACAATGAAGTGTGACCATCTACAGAAATGCCTTTATTGTGaatgacacaaaaaaaatttaaacattatttttaaatttacagTCGGTCCTCGATTATATGAAATTCTCGGGACCGGAGGCGTTACGGATAATCGATGTTCCCAGATAATGGGGTTACATTTTTATTTAcagtttttacaaatatttttatgtaaaatGGCATATTGTGATACACTTTTATGCAATAAGattaaaatgttgtattttctaataatttaattatgttcTTAgtggaaagaaaataaataaaaataggcCCACCAATAAGTCTAACAATGTAGTAGAAGCGTGTATTGGCtcttttaaagatatttttggGCGATTGTCATCGTCAAATGAAAATGAACTATTTTCCTTTTGAGTCTTATCTGTTGTATTTGTGATATCGTCGGCTTAATGTCATCTTGATCCATACGCCATTTTCGAGTTTTTTGAGTTAGGATCGGTTTTTATCATATTAAACCACGCCCTTTCAGAAtcacttagaaaattttatgtatcTTTTTTAGGTTTTGTTTCAATGCATTTTGAAAACTTCAAGTTCGTTTAGTCTCATCTCACCTTCATCTATGACTGCTTCATCATGACATACCAAACTGCTCTCTGGCAAACAAAATGGGtcagttttgttttattttcactttGTTTGATTTTTCAAACACAATCGTATACGTTATACTTCTGGATACCAAAGGTAATCATGGATAATGGAGGCAATTAAATAACACTAACATATATTTTCTATGCCGGATAATGGAGGTAGCCGAATAATCGAGGTCCGACTGTATGTGTACAAATAATAATGtaaaacaattatttaaaatatttatcttGTAATTAAATATTCTTCTAGACAATCTGTAATGCaaaacaatagcaacaacaaaaaccacaatCGAGGATATTCTTCATATCACATTCAAATATTGAGCAATGCTGCTGCCATTGTATAACTctttattcatttattcattgcACAACATATCGACgtttataattaaaataaattcaaagcaACCAAACCTTGGAAGAAATAGGGGATCGAACGAAAAGAGGGGGGTTAATTGGCAACTCTGTATCAATATTTGTGTGAGGCACACACATCGCTCTAAAAGATATCTCTCGAGtaagcaataaaaaaatattcttccTTATTTTTATTTGGTGAGTGAATATTTTCAAAGCAGTGAACTAACAAACGATTTGTTTgggtttctatttttatttttttgttattgttgtttttttttgcaaaatgcaTAAAATGCATTATTTCTTATCTTTTCGTACACTCTGAAAAATAtatagcgattttttttttaatgaccaaATGTAAATAGTTCATTATTACACAAATGTAACACAAATACAATACAGTGACAACAATGACTCAAGTTGATGCTCTCATAGTTCTATCCAGTGTTGCCACTACAGAAAAAAATTCCCGaccaaacattttaaaaaacctACCAAGTCTGGTTTTCGATCTTTAGTATTATAATGCGCTTGTTATGGCAATGTATGCAACACATACCAcatatatggtagttatatctatatctgatccGATATTGACGAAATTCTGCAGGCATAgagatttttataaaagaaaacattgtgcaaaattaagTAATTGCGCATGTCTCTGCTCTATAGTGAAAAACCAACCAACTAataggttaggtcgaaaagatggtgcagatattaatctgacccaagccactatagacatacacctaagccagtaatcggctttttgtgcgctctaaaaactaaaaagtaacctcgaaaaagaaaatttaattccggagttccgtgctacttacaaaatccttaattgttttccataccagtCCTCTAAGTTGGCTCATTTCTGATATCGTGTCCCCACTTTGtatcggtgtctgttagccgcgaaagccgagcaatgacttCCCTACATGccgtacacatgctatcacttgccgcaccgattttgcagaagtgagctcgtagtccaatgtgtcccgttatgacgcCTGTACAGTTCTGCATGTTTGGTTGAGGATAGGCCAACAAATAACAAACATGTGTGCATAGTATGTATACCAAAAGATAGGGAATTTCTATGTTAAAACCTTAGATCATAAAATGAGCACATGTTGTAGGTAGAAGTAAGCATTTAAATGTATTGTTTATTATTAAGTGACTTTCTAAACCTTAAGAGTACATGTGTTTCAACTAATGTAGGTAGCTAGTTCACTTCAATGTGTATTTGTTATATTTGTTGTCGTTAGATATTTAGGATTGTACAGTTTGTAGGAGTCTAAGTATATATTAGGTGTTAGCatagtttttgtaagaaataGACACCGGGCCAacaacaccaaaagctatactaacctccttcttacttcctttcaataaaactctcgtcttcttacgatccggatcaccccataggggtgatccggatcgtatAGCGGCAATGGCTTCCTAacttttaatctgtatgtcagtgggtcgaatatctaaaatagtctccagtgccctagtgggcgtggtcctcatcgctttgcttatgccaagacaacatattctctgttgtatggtcctgacgttgcaatttttctctatagcagtcgaccaaactactgaagccgtaagtaagtattggtctaatcacgctcctgtagatccaGAGGTTTATCCTCGGATtcgggccccatttcgagcctacggcccgtctacatagtgcccaacatctgtgagccttctcagtacgctcctgaatgtgacacttccatttaAGTTTCTTATCCAAGatagttttattgaggaaacgtggcgcatcatattggcccaccttcatcttcctcgtaaacaggcatatttctgtcttctctgggttaacattgcgacttctgggtctagtccagtcatataccatatggaagaccctttcggcccttctacatagctggtttggatccttacACCTAAGAAGCattgtaacatcgtctgcataacgGACGGgtccaaatccctcctcagtatATTTCTCTATTTATCTTATAGGCTACAGACAAATTGCCGTAGGGCGACACCTCCCAGGCgacaagtttttacatggccacTATGCCACAgtgcctcgcaaatgtcaccagcattaggatggaTTAAGGACTAATGAAATTGTTTctaatgttctcaccaggattcgaacccaggtgtttacCGTCGTAGAGAGTCATGTTTACCTCTATGCTTCGTTGGCCTTCCGTAATAATATTTAaagtgcaaatttgccaatcgacattccattaaggaacaggggcaaacttctcacaaatcaatgagtgctgtcctattcagTTTTAATCTCAatggccgagttcgaacggcgtaccgcaaaacaacacctctttggtgagaagtttttacgtgacaaagtacctcacaaatgtcgccagcattaggggataaccaccgcagaaaatttgttcttgcctggattcgaacccagacgttcagcgtcataggcgacatgctaacctctgcgctacggtggcctccgtaataATACTCATTCCTAGTACTAAAACGTACCTAGTACAAAACCTACATAGTAGTAGAGCGTACCTAGTACTAAACCGTATCTAGTACTAAAATGTAcctagtacctaaacgtacctAGTACTAAAACGTGCCTAGTATTAAAATGTACGTAGTACCATAAGGAATCTAGAACAAAAACGTACCTAGTGCTGAAACATATCTAGTACTAAAACATACCTATTACTAAAAAGTACCTATTACAAAAACGTACCCACTATTAAAACATACCTAGTACTAAAAACGTACCTACTATTAAAACATACCTAGTACCAAAAACGTACCTAAGACTAAAATGTGTAGTACCAAAAGGAATCTAGTACAAAAACTTACCTAGTGCTTAAACATACCCAGTGGTAAAACGTACCTAGTGCGAAAACATACCTAGTACCAAAACGTAACTCGCACTAAAAGTACCTAGTTAGAAATGTagaccaatttttttgcctaCTGAATTATTAAAGCTGCTATTAGACTATAAGACATgccatatgtaatttcaaaaacagCAACTCTGTCTCATGGATTTTGGATTATATGTGCAATACCGTACCTTACCctaggaggccatcgtagcgcaaaggttagcatgtccgcctatgacgctgaacgcctgggttcgtatcctgacgagaacatcatgGACATTTTCAACATTGGttatccctcctaatgctgccgacatttggAAGGtacggtaccatttggtatggcagccatgtaaaacttatccacaaagatgtgtcgcactgcggcactccgttcagactcggctataaaaggaggccccttatcattcagcttaaacatgaatcggaccgcactcattgatatgtgagaacggaatactcatgggcaaatttgcatttttaaccTACAGATCCGACAGTACCACAAAGAAATCCATGAAAAATTCTTACTTGAAGCCCTAACCAAAGacaaacctattttaaagaTAGGTTTTTGCCTGGCTCGAATAAATTTCACCTGAGAGGCAAATTTTCGACTACTTTTTGCAGCTTATGGGGCCGTATGCCAGCAAAAAGTCCATTCATTCTAAGAAAGTCTTGTCATTTTGGAATGGCAAACCACATTGAGCGTAAATCAACAGCTGTCAGAAAGAACAAAGAacatattttatacaaaattttgcactgatttttTTTAGTGCAAGCACAACAACATCGTCATTGGCAGAGACATTGTCAGTGAAattgaaattcttattcgaaaacaattacaaaatataaaagcaaaaaaacttgctcaAAATCACAACGTAAACAAATAACATGtctattaagtttttttttgttggcacTCAAACGTAATGTTGCGTGGCGTTCTACGCCATAAATATCTCGGGAACAGTTTTGCGAGTCAGAATTATATACCAACGGGTGGGTACTGTGTTCCAAACCCGAATTCATACAGTTATGATTTTATAGAAGCATGAAGATTAAAACAGTtgaatttcaaacatttttattcTAAAACCAACTTTGCATCAGTTGGGAAATACTCtccatttttattcattttattttgcaactaaattttcttattatttaaatattttcttatttctctTATTAATTTTTCTCCTGAAATTCCATATTTC includes:
- the LOC106087269 gene encoding neuropathy target esterase sws isoform X2 produces the protein MDIIGVIKTTAHDYGDIFSDVWWHLINMEFQTAMTLYISVGLFSTILIIWYIFYRRYRRDIERQKQLLAQSSYASADMRGLRFRKRDKMLFYGRRMLRKVKNVSGQVYGGQGRKRKAVMRFAKRLLQLRRENIPLQMKTVEPPAEYLEETMEGSDRVPPDALYMLQSIRIFGHFEKPIFLKLCKHTEVLTLDPGDFLFKITDADDSVFIVQSGQINVFISNADGSTLSLKTVRKGESVTSLLSFVDVLSGNPSFYKTVTAKAVERSIVIRLPMQAFKEVFDENPDIMIRVIQVIMIRLQRVLFTALRNYLGLNSELVQNHMRHKKTQQTQQQQHYQQQQQQQSSTNPAQQQTQLKHSPGHRRSQGEILQHSLSDPIPPPDMLQDLASYEAPLSQQAPPQGSSLHAHGSLGNLSTRRYSMTPAEININASSIDMLLVNASAVDSFLKELGLPEEDRSFLEPFVEVREVDVDVTLIKEGNSDDICVWFVMTGGLAVYQSGVDAIRNFKTDRVDCFIHYVHPGEIVGGLAVLTGEASAYTITSLYPSRIAFIRRPAIYQIMRERPKIVLDLGNGVVRRLSPLVRQCDYALDWIFLESGRAVYRQDEMSDSTYIVLSGRMRSVITQSSGKKEIVGEYGKGDLVGIVEMITETCRTTTVMAVRDSELAKLPEGLFNAIKLRYPIVVTKLISLLSHRILGTMQSRSTGTAAPLEANPVTHKYSTVALVPVSEDVPLTAFTYELFHSLCAIGPTLRLTSEVVRKQLGVHTFEQSNEYRLTSWLAQQEDRYIITLYQCDASLSAWTQRCMRQADVILIVGLGDRAPTVGKFEREIDRLAMRTQKELVLLYSETDSSKPMNTLQWLNSRPWVTKHHHVQCVKRMFTRKSQYRINDLYSRVLMSEPNMHSDFSRLARWLTGNSIGLVLGGGGARGAAHIGMMKAIQEAGIPIDMVGGVSIGALMGALWCSDRNITTVTQKAREWCKKMTKWFLQLLDLTYPITSMFSGREFNKTIRDTFGDVSIEDLWIPYFTLTTDITASCHRIHTNGSLWRYVRSSMSLSGYMPPLCDPKDGHLLLDGGYVNNLPADVMRNLGAAHIIAIDVGSQDDTDLTNYGDDLSGWWLLYKKWNPFTSPVKVPDLPDIQSRLAYVSCVRQLEEVKNSDYCEYIRPPIDKYKTLAFGSFDEIRDVGYVYGKNYFETMAKAGRLGRFNQWFNKEPPKKDNHASLSEYTFIDLAQIVCKLPDLDHPLHAVDHHHHNYFYSEDEDYDGYISEPSIYNRNQIKMKRTGTSLSLSENEMDSDIEVDLTLAIRERQNIKTRSTPPTPVNLPRTIGSLIDDIDGGGGGGGSGSGHALNNSYAQLTPDDDEDQPLHMGQLGSKASEAATFVTHQLKEDNENGHSSSGDSSKIINSEEISTTAKASS
- the LOC106087269 gene encoding neuropathy target esterase sws isoform X3; the protein is MDIIGVIKTTAHDYGDIFSDVWWHLINMEFQTAMTLYISVGLFSTILIIWYIFYRRYRRDIERQKQLLAQSSYASADMRGLRFRKRDKMLFYGRRMLRKVKNVSGQVYGGQGRKRKAVMRFAKRLLQLRRENIPLQMKTVEPPAEYLEETMEGSDRVPPDALYMLQSIRIFGHFEKPIFLKLCKHTEVLTLDPGDFLFKITDADDSVFIVQSGQINVFISNADGSTLSLKTVRKGESVTSLLSFVDVLSGNPSFYKTVTAKAVERSIVIRLPMQAFKEVFDENPDIMIRVIQVIMIRLQRVLFTALRNYLGLNSELVQNHMRHKKTQQTQQQQHYQQQQQQQSSTNPAQQQTQLKHSPGHRRSQGEILQHSLSDPIPPPDMLQDLASYEAPLSQQAPPQGSSLHAHGSLGNLSTRRYSMTPAEININASSIDMLLVNASAVDSFLKELGLPEEDRSFLEPFVEVREVDVDVTLIKEGNSDDICVWFVMTGGLAVYQSGVDAIRNFKTDRVDCFIHYVHPGEIVGGLAVLTGEASAYTITSLYPSRIAFIRRPAIYQIMRERPKIVLDLGNGVVRRLSPLVRQCDYALDWIFLESGRAVYRQDEMSDSTYIVLSGRMRSVITQSSGKKEIVGEYGKGDLVGIVEMITETCRTTTVMAVRDSELAKLPEGLFNAIKLRYPIVVTKLISLLSHRILGTMQSRSTGTAAPLEANPVTHKYSTVALVPVSEDVPLTAFTYELFHSLCAIGPTLRLTSEVVRKQLGVHTFEQSNEYRLTSWLAQQEDRYIITLYQCDASLSAWTQRCMRQADVILIVGLGDRAPTVGKFEREIDRLAMRTQKELVLLYSETDSSKPMNTLQWLNSRPWVTKHHHVQCVKRMFTRKSQYRINDLYSRVLMSEPNMHSDFSRLARWLTGNSIGLVLGGGGARGAAHIGMMKAIQEAGIPIDMVGGVSIGALMGALWCSDRNITTVTQKAREWCKKMTKWFLQLLDLTYPITSMFSGREFNKTIRDTFGDVSIEDLWIPYFTLTTDITASCHRIHTNGHLWRYVRASMSIAGVFPPFCDYKDGHLLLDGCYTNNVPADVMRNLGAAHIIAIDVGSQDDTDLTNYGDDLSGWWLLYKKWNPFTSPVKVPDLPDIQSRLAYVSCVRQLEEVKNSDYCEYIRPPIDKYKTLAFGSFDEIRDVGYVYGKNYFETMAKAGRLGRFNQWFNKEPPKKDNHASLSEYTFIDLAQIVCKLPDLDHPLHAVDHHHHNYFYSEDEDYDGYISEPSIYNRNQIKMKRTGTSLSLSENEMDSDIEVDLTLAIRERQNIKTRSTPPTPVNLPRTIGSLIDDIDGGGGGGGSGSGHALNNSYAQLTPDDDEDQPLHMGQLGSKASEAATFVTHQLKEDNENGHSSSGDSSKIINSEEISTTAKASS
- the LOC106087269 gene encoding neuropathy target esterase sws isoform X1 → MDIIGVIKTTAHDYGDIFSDVWWHLINMEFQTAMTLYISVGLFSTILIIWYIFYRRYRRDIERQKQLLAQSSYASADMRGLRFRKRDKMLFYGRRMLRKVKNVSGQVYGGQGRKRKAVMRFAKRLLQLRRENIPLQMKTVEPPAEYLEETMEGSDRVPPDALYMLQSIRIFGHFEKPIFLKLCKHTEVLTLDPGDFLFKITDADDSVFIVQSGQINVFISNADGSTLSLKTVRKGESVTSLLSFVDVLSGNPSFYKTVTAKAVERSIVIRLPMQAFKEVFDENPDIMIRVIQVIMIRLQRVLFTALRNYLGLNSELVQNHMRHKKTQQTQQQQHYQQQQQQQSSTNPAQQQTQLKHSPGHRRSQGEILQHSLSDPIPPPDMLQDLASYEAPLSQQAPPQGSSLHAHGSLGNLSTRRYSMTPAEININASSIDMLLVNASAVDSFLKELGLPEEDRSFLEPFVEVREVDVDVTLIKEGNSDDICVWFVMTGGLAVYQSGVDAIRNFKTDRVDCFIHYVHPGEIVGGLAVLTGEASAYTITSLYPSRIAFIRRPAIYQIMRERPKIVLDLGNGVVRRLSPLVRQCDYALDWIFLESGRAVYRQDEMSDSTYIVLSGRMRSVITQSSGKKEIVGEYGKGDLVGIVEMITETCRTTTVMAVRDSELAKLPEGLFNAIKLRYPIVVTKLISLLSHRILGTMQSRSTGTAAPLEANPVTHKYSTVALVPVSEDVPLTAFTYELFHSLCAIGPTLRLTSEVVRKQLGVHTFEQSNEYRLTSWLAQQEDRYIITLYQCDASLSAWTQRCMRQADVILIVGLGDRAPTVGKFEREIDRLAMRTQKELVLLYSETDSSKPMNTLQWLNSRPWVTKHHHVQCVKRMFTRKSQYRINDLYSRVLMSEPNMHSDFSRLARWLTGNSIGLVLGGGGARGAAHIGMMKAIQEAGIPIDMVGGVSIGALMGALWCSDRNITTVTQKAREWCKKMTKWFLQLLDLTYPITSMFSGREFNKTIRDTFGDVSIEDLWIPYFTLTTDITASCHRIHTNGSLWRYVRSSMSLSGYMPPLCDPKDGHLLLDGGYVNNLPGHLWRYVRASMSIAGVFPPFCDYKDGHLLLDGCYTNNVPADVMRNLGAAHIIAIDVGSQDDTDLTNYGDDLSGWWLLYKKWNPFTSPVKVPDLPDIQSRLAYVSCVRQLEEVKNSDYCEYIRPPIDKYKTLAFGSFDEIRDVGYVYGKNYFETMAKAGRLGRFNQWFNKEPPKKDNHASLSEYTFIDLAQIVCKLPDLDHPLHAVDHHHHNYFYSEDEDYDGYISEPSIYNRNQIKMKRTGTSLSLSENEMDSDIEVDLTLAIRERQNIKTRSTPPTPVNLPRTIGSLIDDIDGGGGGGGSGSGHALNNSYAQLTPDDDEDQPLHMGQLGSKASEAATFVTHQLKEDNENGHSSSGDSSKIINSEEISTTAKASS